A single region of the Thermococcus zilligii AN1 genome encodes:
- the rnhB gene encoding ribonuclease HII, giving the protein MGKKIAGIDEAGRGPVIGPMVIAAVVFDEDSIPNLKALGVRDSKKLTPRRREKLFDEILGIADDYVILELSPEEIDSREGTLNEFEVNNFAKALNSLKVKPDVIYIDAADVREERFGEEIGKFLNFKAEIIAEHKADDKFPPVSAASILAKVTRDRAIERLREEYGEIGSGYPSDPRTREFLMGYYKKHGEFPPVVRRTWETLKKIKVAEQPSIEEFLKGKRKN; this is encoded by the coding sequence ATGGGGAAGAAAATTGCGGGAATAGACGAAGCCGGAAGGGGGCCTGTAATCGGTCCGATGGTTATTGCGGCAGTTGTTTTTGACGAGGATAGCATACCCAACCTGAAAGCACTTGGGGTTAGAGACTCGAAAAAGCTGACCCCCAGGAGAAGAGAAAAACTCTTCGATGAAATCCTTGGAATAGCGGACGATTACGTCATCCTCGAGCTCTCCCCGGAGGAGATAGATTCCAGGGAAGGAACGCTCAACGAATTCGAGGTGAACAACTTCGCAAAGGCCCTCAACTCCCTTAAAGTTAAACCGGACGTTATCTACATAGACGCCGCGGATGTCAGGGAAGAGCGGTTTGGAGAAGAAATAGGGAAGTTCCTCAACTTTAAGGCCGAGATAATAGCGGAGCACAAGGCCGACGACAAGTTTCCTCCAGTTTCGGCCGCTTCGATACTGGCAAAAGTCACCCGCGACAGGGCGATAGAGCGGCTCAGGGAGGAGTACGGCGAGATAGGGAGCGGATACCCCAGTGATCCAAGGACAAGAGAGTTTTTGATGGGCTACTACAAAAAGCACGGAGAGTTCCCACCAGTAGTCAGAAGGACATGGGAGACCCTCAAAAAGATCAAGGTGGCTGAACAGCCGAGCATAGAGGAGTTTTTGAAGGGGAAAAGAAAGAACTAA
- a CDS encoding membrane protein — MDRTGKIKFVVFLVLAIGMMGASLWYAYGTASRADLVDYVGDEVWYVSASRNVLHRLGFQLHYVHNGYEGVNVIFKDNEAKLRYQYVVEGAMLKFKGNFSAKVNYQKFPAVYVEIPQKNLDDFLAYLEEKIPQDNFYVVTGFRYPDAEGIQNYLNTEHPFLGKDFIMLAMILGGDRPIAWRIPGIILYGLLQLLVLLTAYRITRSYIASLIALFFAAIDPLLQATAVTAMLDIYVAFFVALFVFLLVYSRDMGAGFSAGLAGASKVSGAFGYPIFFLKLVRDLALSVDWKKLARIIIVTALIGGTIVAYAEYRAAYWDKSYFLVLLVLTAVALAEFLYSSRDAVRDLAYLVTVAVFLPLLGFLIPEIPIIKVQGLDPWLRDFLGSFKWHLSYKGENPWTSPFWEWFYNANPFHFHFNPDIVASTNPTLMLFTVVAVFAVPYVWRRRGEGALIPFGVFWSTVLLFALQYAMGGKTQFSFYATALVPEATVIMGVFLYDLVKWEAFEESLLTYLLWLGRVLKVKRFVEYAENNLRKSQKILGGVHVPSLPLPPTVRAREGVRKPKKTSIRTREGGLPRKSG, encoded by the coding sequence ATGGATCGGACTGGCAAAATAAAATTCGTTGTTTTTCTTGTCCTCGCAATCGGCATGATGGGGGCTTCCCTCTGGTACGCTTACGGCACCGCATCCAGGGCAGACCTGGTCGACTACGTTGGAGATGAAGTCTGGTACGTCTCTGCTTCGCGGAACGTCCTTCACAGGCTCGGCTTTCAGTTGCATTACGTCCACAACGGCTACGAGGGAGTTAACGTCATCTTCAAGGACAATGAGGCAAAGCTTCGCTACCAGTACGTGGTCGAAGGCGCCATGTTGAAGTTTAAAGGCAACTTCTCAGCCAAGGTTAACTACCAGAAGTTCCCGGCAGTGTACGTTGAAATCCCTCAGAAGAACTTGGATGATTTTCTCGCTTATCTGGAGGAAAAGATACCGCAGGATAACTTTTACGTGGTCACCGGCTTCAGGTATCCCGACGCTGAGGGGATACAGAACTACCTCAACACTGAACATCCCTTCCTCGGAAAGGATTTCATAATGCTGGCCATGATCCTCGGCGGGGACAGACCCATAGCATGGAGGATTCCCGGGATAATTCTCTACGGTCTTCTCCAGCTCCTCGTTCTGCTGACTGCTTACAGGATAACTCGCAGTTACATCGCTTCCCTGATTGCCCTGTTCTTCGCGGCCATTGATCCGCTCCTGCAGGCCACCGCAGTTACCGCAATGCTGGACATCTACGTTGCCTTCTTTGTTGCCCTCTTCGTGTTCCTCCTGGTTTATTCACGGGACATGGGCGCGGGATTCTCCGCCGGACTTGCCGGAGCTTCCAAGGTCAGCGGTGCCTTTGGCTATCCGATCTTCTTCCTGAAGCTGGTTAGAGACCTCGCTCTGAGCGTTGACTGGAAGAAGCTCGCCAGGATAATAATCGTAACTGCGCTCATTGGAGGCACGATAGTTGCCTACGCCGAGTACCGGGCCGCCTACTGGGATAAAAGCTACTTCCTGGTTTTGCTTGTTCTCACTGCTGTGGCCCTTGCAGAGTTCTTGTATTCAAGCAGAGACGCGGTCAGAGATTTAGCGTATCTCGTCACCGTGGCAGTTTTCCTTCCGCTCCTGGGCTTCCTGATCCCGGAGATCCCAATAATAAAGGTTCAGGGCCTTGATCCGTGGCTGAGGGACTTCCTCGGGAGCTTCAAGTGGCACCTCAGCTACAAGGGTGAAAACCCATGGACGTCCCCCTTCTGGGAATGGTTCTACAACGCCAATCCCTTCCACTTCCACTTCAATCCCGATATAGTTGCCAGCACCAATCCAACCCTTATGCTCTTCACCGTGGTCGCTGTCTTTGCGGTTCCCTACGTCTGGAGGAGGCGTGGTGAAGGTGCCCTTATACCCTTTGGAGTGTTCTGGAGCACTGTCCTCCTCTTCGCCCTCCAGTACGCTATGGGTGGCAAAACCCAGTTCAGCTTCTACGCCACAGCCCTGGTTCCCGAGGCGACGGTTATAATGGGCGTGTTCCTCTACGACCTTGTAAAGTGGGAGGCCTTCGAGGAGTCCCTCCTCACCTACCTCCTCTGGCTCGGCAGAGTCCTAAAGGTGAAGCGCTTTGTTGAATACGCTGAGAATAACCTCAGAAAGAGCCAGAAAATCCTTGGAGGGGTTCATGTGCCTTCCCTCCCGCTCCCACCGACTGTCCGGGCCAGAGAAGGCGTTAGAAAGCCAAAGAAGACTTCAATCCGAACCAGAGAAGGGGGACTCCCAAGGAAGTCCGGTTAG